The nucleotide sequence ATCGCCGTGTGCACCGACGACGGCGGGGCCTTCTTCTACCTGATGCAGCCCGCCGATGCCATGAAGGAGAACCGATGAGCGATCCGATCGAAGGCTTCCTCGACTCGTTGCCCGACGACCGCCGGGCCGCGATCGAGGCCGTCCGCCGGCTCATCCTCGAGCGCCTGCCCGCCGGTTACGAGGAAACGGTGAACCGCGGCATGCTGGTCTACCAGATCCCGCTTTCGACCTATCCCGACACCTACAACGGCGAGCCGCTGGTGTACGCGGCGCTGGGGTCGCAGAAGAACCACATGACCCTGTACCTGAACAACGTGTACATGAGCGAGGAACGCCGCGCCGAGTTCGAGCGGCGCTTCGCCGAAGCCGGCAAGAAGCTCGATGCGGGCAAGAGCTGTGTGCGCTTCCGCAGTGTCGACGACCTGCCGCTCGACCTGATCGGCGACACCATCGCGTCGGATCCGATCGAGGGATTCCTCGCCCGCTACGAAGAGGTGCAGGGCGCGCGGAAGGCCGCCGCGCGCAAGCAGACGGCGACGAAGAAGAAGACGTCCTCCGAGAAGACCGGCACGAAGAAGAAGCGCAGCGGACGCCGGACCAAGTAGTCCTGCGTCCGCCCGCGCGTCGGCGGCGAAGACTCCGGACGGCAGCCCCCTCCGGAGTCTTCGTCGTGAACCACGCGCGCGCGCGTCTGTGGCTGGGAATCACCAGCGTGGGCACCCTCGTCGTCCTGGCCGTCACCGCCCTGGCCCTCGATCTTCCCGGTCGGTTCCTGCCCGGTCCGGAC is from Candidatus Krumholzibacteriia bacterium and encodes:
- a CDS encoding DUF1801 domain-containing protein encodes the protein MSDPIEGFLDSLPDDRRAAIEAVRRLILERLPAGYEETVNRGMLVYQIPLSTYPDTYNGEPLVYAALGSQKNHMTLYLNNVYMSEERRAEFERRFAEAGKKLDAGKSCVRFRSVDDLPLDLIGDTIASDPIEGFLARYEEVQGARKAAARKQTATKKKTSSEKTGTKKKRSGRRTK